A DNA window from Niabella yanshanensis contains the following coding sequences:
- a CDS encoding DUF4442 domain-containing protein, with protein METANEFILLANSSRFQFFLLRKLPSAYFSGVRLRALTQDICEVTVPFQWFSQNPFRSTYFACLAMAAELSTGALAMAHVYKRKPAVSMLVVKMEAEYFKKATGVTIFTCTDGKAFRDMIQAAVETGQPQVLTAYSEGKNLAGELVARFTITWSFKAKAVYR; from the coding sequence ATGGAAACCGCAAATGAATTTATTCTGTTAGCCAATTCTTCCAGGTTTCAATTTTTTCTGTTGCGGAAACTGCCCTCCGCGTATTTTAGCGGCGTGCGGCTTAGAGCTTTGACGCAAGACATCTGCGAGGTTACAGTTCCGTTTCAATGGTTCAGTCAAAATCCATTTCGTTCCACTTATTTTGCATGCCTGGCTATGGCAGCCGAATTGAGCACTGGCGCGTTAGCAATGGCGCATGTGTATAAAAGAAAGCCTGCTGTATCGATGCTTGTTGTAAAGATGGAAGCCGAGTATTTTAAGAAAGCTACGGGTGTAACAATATTTACCTGCACAGACGGTAAAGCATTCAGGGATATGATTCAAGCAGCTGTCGAAACTGGTCAGCCACAGGTTCTGACCGCTTATTCCGAAGGGAAAAATCTTGCAGGCGAACTTGTAGCCCGATTTACCATTACCTGGTCGTTCAAAGCCAAAGCTGTTTATCGATAG
- a CDS encoding TonB-dependent receptor produces MQFKCFLSILFLLSTHVLWANDEKAGLSGVVTDVTSQTPLAGATISIPDLRLTTTTDAEGRYEFNSLPRGRLTIQVSYVGYKSKVETITVQSQTTQNFSLSRSVVENENVTVTGVSAATRLKYTPVQVSILSKKEIQQSVGNNLLDIVAKEAGVSVVTTGPAIAKPFIRGLGYNRVVTINDGIRQEGQQWGDEHGLEVDEYSVQKIEILRGPASLMYGSDAIGGVINILTNTPIANSTIQANVQSTVNANNRMFGQYANVAGNVNGLNWNAYGSIKTAGDYHNKFDGNVLNSRFNEKNFGGYIGINKRWGFSHLIISRFDQHMGMVEGERNEAGQFVYDDAVPDNNTAKGRTPLDPNQRVQHFKIALDNSFSLANGGRITALAGFQRNQRREFGHDHGEEHHGEEEHEDEQDHEHEHDHEEPGGPSAYFDLKTINYNIAYHIPEWNNWKSSLGVNGMRQQNQNKAAEAIIPDYGLFDFGIYGVASKTWNQTTLSGGLRYDTRSINSKAMNDEEGTEKFGAFSKTFSNISASLGATHAISDHVSLKANIARGFRAPNLSELAANGAHEGTNRYEIGERDLKSEISTAVDAGIEITTNHIDISVSPYFNHISNYIFYNRLLGADETDSLTNGIPTFQFNQQNARLMGIEARFDVHPHPLDWLHFENTFSFVRGKFVEPVDGSDNLPLIAPASVLTELRGEFTDILKLFSSLYVKVEMNAVAAQNDFFAGYETETATKGYVLFNAGLGADVKIANKKRFTFNIGLQNIGDVGYQSHLSRLKYTDANPVTGRMGVFNMGRNFTARLIIPFEWKL; encoded by the coding sequence ATGCAATTCAAATGTTTTCTTTCTATACTTTTTTTACTGTCAACTCATGTTTTGTGGGCAAACGACGAGAAAGCCGGTTTGTCAGGTGTTGTAACAGATGTTACCTCGCAGACGCCATTGGCCGGCGCCACTATTTCTATACCCGATCTCCGGTTGACCACGACAACCGATGCAGAAGGCCGGTATGAATTCAACAGCCTCCCCAGAGGACGATTAACAATACAGGTATCTTATGTAGGCTATAAGTCCAAAGTTGAGACTATAACGGTGCAGAGTCAAACCACTCAAAACTTTTCTCTTTCCCGTTCGGTGGTTGAAAACGAAAATGTTACTGTTACCGGGGTTTCTGCTGCAACGCGTTTAAAGTATACACCTGTACAGGTATCTATTCTATCTAAAAAAGAGATTCAACAGTCTGTAGGTAATAATCTTCTGGATATAGTGGCGAAGGAGGCGGGCGTTTCTGTTGTCACTACAGGGCCTGCAATAGCAAAGCCCTTTATCCGGGGGCTTGGTTATAATCGTGTGGTAACCATAAATGACGGTATAAGACAGGAAGGCCAGCAATGGGGTGATGAACATGGACTTGAAGTAGACGAGTACAGTGTACAAAAGATTGAAATTTTACGGGGACCTGCTTCGCTGATGTATGGTAGTGATGCCATTGGAGGCGTGATTAATATACTGACCAATACCCCCATCGCTAATAGCACGATACAGGCGAACGTACAGTCAACTGTAAATGCCAATAATCGTATGTTTGGTCAATATGCAAATGTAGCAGGCAATGTCAACGGTTTGAACTGGAATGCTTATGGTAGCATTAAAACAGCCGGCGACTATCATAACAAATTTGACGGCAATGTATTAAACAGCCGGTTTAACGAAAAGAATTTTGGCGGTTATATTGGCATCAATAAGCGTTGGGGATTTTCGCACCTTATTATTTCTCGTTTTGATCAACACATGGGAATGGTAGAAGGGGAGCGCAATGAAGCCGGTCAGTTTGTTTATGATGATGCGGTGCCAGACAATAATACTGCAAAAGGCCGAACTCCTTTGGATCCTAACCAGCGGGTGCAACATTTCAAGATTGCGTTAGATAATAGTTTTTCACTGGCAAATGGCGGGAGAATTACAGCGTTGGCTGGTTTTCAGCGCAATCAACGCAGGGAGTTTGGCCATGATCATGGTGAGGAACATCACGGTGAGGAAGAACATGAAGACGAGCAGGATCATGAACATGAACATGACCATGAGGAACCGGGGGGACCGTCCGCTTATTTCGATTTAAAGACGATCAATTATAATATCGCGTATCATATTCCGGAATGGAATAACTGGAAGAGTAGTTTGGGTGTAAATGGAATGAGGCAGCAAAATCAAAATAAGGCAGCTGAAGCAATCATTCCGGACTATGGTTTGTTTGATTTCGGTATATATGGCGTTGCTTCTAAAACCTGGAATCAAACCACCCTTAGCGGAGGGCTGCGTTATGATACCAGAAGTATTAATAGTAAAGCGATGAATGATGAAGAAGGCACTGAAAAGTTCGGGGCATTTTCTAAAACCTTTTCCAATATTTCGGCCAGCCTGGGCGCCACACACGCTATTAGCGATCACGTTTCTCTGAAAGCTAATATAGCCAGGGGATTCAGAGCGCCCAATTTATCAGAACTGGCAGCTAACGGTGCCCATGAGGGAACGAATCGCTATGAAATAGGCGAGCGGGATCTTAAAAGTGAAATATCAACTGCTGTAGATGCAGGGATCGAGATCACTACCAATCACATCGATATAAGTGTATCGCCCTACTTTAATCATATTAGTAATTATATTTTTTATAACCGGTTATTGGGGGCTGACGAAACAGATTCATTAACCAATGGAATCCCAACTTTTCAGTTCAACCAGCAGAACGCAAGGCTGATGGGCATTGAAGCCCGTTTTGATGTACATCCGCATCCGTTGGATTGGCTTCATTTTGAGAACACGTTCAGCTTTGTAAGAGGAAAATTTGTTGAACCGGTGGACGGATCTGATAATTTGCCGCTTATTGCCCCGGCAAGTGTATTAACCGAACTGAGGGGAGAGTTTACTGATATTTTAAAGCTATTTTCCAGCTTATATGTAAAGGTAGAAATGAATGCTGTTGCGGCGCAGAACGATTTTTTTGCCGGCTATGAAACTGAGACGGCTACAAAAGGTTATGTTTTATTCAACGCCGGTTTGGGCGCGGATGTTAAAATTGCAAACAAAAAGCGATTTACTTTTAATATAGGGTTGCAGAATATAGGTGATGTGGGATACCAAAGTCACCTGAGCCGGTTAAAATATACAGATGCAAACCCGGTTACAGGAAGAATGGGTGTATTTAATATGGGCAGAAATTTTACAGCCCGTTTGATCATACCGTTTGAATGGAAATTATAA